A genome region from Trichosurus vulpecula isolate mTriVul1 chromosome 5, mTriVul1.pri, whole genome shotgun sequence includes the following:
- the ANKRD7 gene encoding ankyrin repeat domain-containing protein 7, with protein MMKFFESIKKKAQLSSSPSLDRSESSGSIKGAGSSSSILTPASAPGYFIRHKDLGKLHKAASVGDLAKVQHHLLYKKHDLDKRDKEHRTPLHLACANGYPDVVSLLVAGKCKLNIRDSESRSPLIKAVQCQQEECATILLENKAEPNLMDINKNTALHYAAHGHNVSLVNKLIEHKANIEAQNKDGHTPLLLAITENNPEMVATLLKRGADVNASDKLQRTALMLAVGGEPIGIVNLLLQHDVDLSRQDIYGLTAEDYATCSGYSIHHELISQYKIQKNLNKSIFPETSCAERISAIKFS; from the exons ATGATGAAGTTTTTTGAGTCCATAAAAAAGAAGGCACAGttgtcctcttccccttctttagACCGAAGTGAGAGCAGCGGCAGCATCAAGGGTGCAGGGAGTAGCAGCTCCATCCTCACTCCCGCAAGCGCCCCAGGGTATTTCATCCGGCATAAGGACCTGGGCAAACTTCACAAAGCTGCCTCGGTTGGGGACCTGGCGAAGGTGCAGCATCACCTGCTGTACAAGAAACACGACCTGGACAAGCGTGATAAAGAACACAG gaCACCTTTGCACCTGGCTTGTGCTAATGGATATCCAGATGTTGTGTCCCTCTTAGTGGcaggaaaatgcaaattaaatatcCGGGACAGTGAAAGTAGATCTCCGTTGATTAAG GCAGTACAATGTCAGCAGGAAGAATGTGCAACTATTCTTCTAGAAAATAAAGCAGAACCCAATCTTATGGATATCAACAAAAACACTGCCCTTCACTATGCTGCTCATGGGCATAATGTGTCATTAGTGAATAAATTGATTGAACATAAAGCCAACATTGAAGCACAAAATAAG GATGGGCACACACCACTTTTACTTGCTATTACTGAAAATAACCCAGAAATGGTGGCCACTCTCTTGAAGAGAGGAGCAGATGTGAATGCTTCAGATAAGTTACAGAG AACGGCCCTTATGCTTGCTGTTGGTGGTGAACCAATTGGTATAGTCAATCTTCTCCTACAACATGATGTTGACCTTTCTCGGCAAGATATTTATGGATTGACAGCTGAGGACTATGCTACTTGTAGTGGTTATTCGAT TCATCATGAACTAATTTCTCAATATAAAATTCAGAAGAACCTTAACAAATCCATTTTTCCTGAAACGAGCTGTGCAGAGAGGATTTCTGCTATTAAATTTTCTTAA